One Thermorudis peleae genomic window, TGCAGCAGGCGTCGCCACGTTTGAGGTCATGCGCGAAGAGCGGTTGCCGGAGAACGCCGAACGGATTGGCCACTACCTCATGGGGCAACTCCGTGAACTCCAGCAGGAATTCCCGATCATCGGCGAAGTTCGGGGGCTCGGGTTGATGATCGGGGTCGAACTGGTTCATCCGGATGATCGTTCGCCCAATCCAGAAGCGGTGAAGCGTGTCATTCAGCACGCGCAAGAACGGCGTACGCTGCTTATCACGGCTGGCGAGCATGACCAGGTCATTCGGGTCATCCCGCCGCTCATCATCACCCAAGAGCAGGCAGACGATTTCCTGACCGTCTTCAGTGAGGCCCTCAAAGCGGCACAGTCATAGACAACACGGGGAGAGGATATTGCTTGCCTTCTCCCCGTGTAGCACAAGCCAGCTACGGGCTTTTGGTCAGATTACGCCGAGTGGACGTAATCGGTAAACGCGTTCGCATCCGGCTCAAAATCGCCGAGGAGTTCCTGTATCTGCTCCCAAGCACCACGTAACGCACGGCGAACGCGGGCGCGTTGTGCTTCATTCAAGAGGCCGAAGTACACGAGCGCCGCAGTTGCACCACCCCAGAAACCGATGGCAACCAGATCTCCGACGGCTTGACGAATGTCAGACACGATGCGCTCTACCGGCGATACTGAGCGCGCTGAGCGGCGCAACACCGGTAACCGATCTTGCGGACGCTGTGCGCGGACACGATCGGCGAGTTCAGCCACGGCTCCACCGACCGCCTCAGCACTTTCGCGCGCCTTTGTTGGCAGTGTCTGCTGTATGGTAGAGGCAACGGCTCCCGCCCGCTCACGCGCAGCACTTAAAACACGCTCAGCCTCTTGTAAGGCCTCCTGGGCAACGCGCTGCGTTGTTGGCGCAACATCACGTTGTACGAGCTTGCTCAACCGCTCTCGCTCGACCTCAAGATGCTTCAAGGCTTCGCGTGTCCGCTTCGGCAGTTCCTTCCGCGTACGCTCCGTCACATCACGAAGTGCACGGCCATCGTAGCGTGCAAGCCGTTCTCGCGCTTCACGGACAGCTTCGCGCACAGCGTCGATCGCCGGTTCAATCTCAAGCTCCTCGGCCAGCCTCGCTGGCAGTGGCTTGGGGCGCTGCCGTCGACGCTGCAACACGAACGCTGCCGCACCCGCGAGTGCAGCCCCACCAGCCAATGCACCAAGAACGCGCCACTCTTGGCCTTCCTGCACCATTGGATCGCCCTCCCTCCAGTCGTGCGGCATCTCGCCGACGAAACTCAGTGATGCGCCCATTGCGCATGGTGCAATGATGCGCAGGACCACAACAGACATGCAACTCTGCATTCTTGACAGACGCGCTATACTACACAGCCGCAGTGCGCGTTCACGCGCACATCCTGGTAACCCGAACAGACTGTGTGTGGCCAAGCAGAAGCGCTGAGGTAAGCAAAACGCGTGATCATCTTGCTCATCTCTGATATTCACGGGAATTTGACTGCGCTTGATACTGTCCTCACCGCTGCTGGGCCGGTCGATGCCGTCTGGCAACTCGGTGATATTGTTGACTACGGACCACATCCTCGTGAATGCCTTGCACGCGTTCGCGCGCTCCGCCCGCATGTTAACCTTGCTGGTAATCATGATCTTGCTGCGCTCGGCAAAATTCCAACGGAAAGTTTTAACCGTCTTGCTCAGCAGTCATTACGCTGGACGAAGCAACAACTCACGGACGAAGACCGCGCTTATCTCCAAGCGCTTGCCCTGATCGCGACTGCTGATCACTGTACGCTTGTGCATGGCAGTCCACGGAGCCCCATTTGGGAGTACATCATAAGTACCCCAATTGCCCTGGCTAACTTTGAGTATTTTTCTACCCCCATCTGCTTCTTCGGTCATACCCACGTTCCCTTTGTCATCAGTGAGCATGCAGCGCAACGCGGAGAGCAGCCGATGATCCCAACGGATGGCGATGCAATTCAGCTTGACCCTGACGAGCGATACCTTATTAACCCCGGCTCTGTTGGACAACCACGTGACGGTGACCCTCGGGCTGCCTTTGCGCTCTACTATCCTGAGGAACGGCGCATTGTCTTTCGGCGTGTTCTATACCCTGTCGAGCAGGTTCAAGCAGCAATGCGTGCTGCCAAGCTGCCAGAGCCACTGATCGAGCGGCTTGCACTTGGGATCTAACGCGGCATACGTGAAATATACGGTATGCTAGAGCGTATGCGACAGGCCGACCAGGCGGAGGAGGATGGGGCTGGGTGTATCGACGCGTAATCGTACCGGTTAGTGGCGTGCCCAGCGATCGGCGGGCTCTTGATCTTGCCGCAGCAGTATGTAGCCAGGGAGGCACGGAACTCACCCTTGTTTACGTGCTCGAAGTGCCCCAGCGTTATGCCCTTGACGTGGAACTTCCTGACGAGATCGAACATGGAGCAGCAATCCTTGAAGCTGCCGCTGCCTATGCACAACGCTTGGGCCGTGGAC contains:
- a CDS encoding metallophosphoesterase family protein, with protein sequence MIILLISDIHGNLTALDTVLTAAGPVDAVWQLGDIVDYGPHPRECLARVRALRPHVNLAGNHDLAALGKIPTESFNRLAQQSLRWTKQQLTDEDRAYLQALALIATADHCTLVHGSPRSPIWEYIISTPIALANFEYFSTPICFFGHTHVPFVISEHAAQRGEQPMIPTDGDAIQLDPDERYLINPGSVGQPRDGDPRAAFALYYPEERRIVFRRVLYPVEQVQAAMRAAKLPEPLIERLALGI
- a CDS encoding universal stress protein, with the protein product MYRRVIVPVSGVPSDRRALDLAAAVCSQGGTELTLVYVLEVPQRYALDVELPDEIEHGAAILEAAAAYAQRLGRGRWKRINTELLQARVAAAAIVDEAIERAVDAIIMATTSRWHLGVLTQGETLPYVLTNAPCDVIVIRVAGEEEALP